A region of the Pseudomonas sp. A34-9 genome:
CACTTCGTGGCGATTCGTCTGTTCAACAACCCGGAAGGCTGGGTTGCCAACTTCACCGGCGAAGACATCGCCGGCCGCTTTCCGCGTCTGGAGGACTGATTCGATGTCGATCAAAGCCATTGTCACTGACATCGAAGGCACCACCAGCGCGGTGAGTTTCGTCTTCGACGTGCTGTTTCCGTATGCGGCCAAACACCTGCCGGATTTCGTCCGTCAGAACGCCGAACGCGCCGATGTTGCCGAGCAGCTCGATGCCGTGCGCCGTGACAGCAACGCGCCGCAGGCCGATGTCGAACGGGTTGTCGAGATTCTCTTGAGCTGGATTGAGGAAGACCGCAAAGCCACGCCGCTCAAGGCTTTGCAAGGCATGGTCTGGGCCCAGGGTTATCACGCCGGGCAATTGAAAGGGCATGTTTACGCGGATGCGGTGGAAGCGTTGCGGCGCTGGCATGCTGCCGGTTATCAACTGTTTGTGTACTCGTCGGGCTCGATCCAGGCGCAGAAGCTGATTTTTGGCTGCTCGGAGGCGGGCGATCTGACGCCGCTGTTCAGCGGGTATTTCGATACCACGTCGGGGCCCAAGCGTGAGGCGCAGTCGTACACCAATATCCAGCAGGCCATCGGCGTAGAGCCGGCGGAGATCCTGTTCCTCTCGGACATCGTTGAAGAGCTGGACGCTGCGCAAGCCGCCGGCCTGCAAACCTGTGGTTTGGCCCGCGAAGGCGGGGAGTTGGGAAGCCACGTCACCGTCGAGACGTTCACCGCCATCGAACCTGAAGCTTTCTAATTCACACCTACCCCTGTAGGAGCTGCGGCACGCTGCGATCTTTTGATTCTGATCTTTAAAAACAAGATCAAAAGATCGCAGCGTGCCGCAGCTCCTACAGTGAGTCCGCGATGAAATAGAGATCGCGCACAAAAAAACAGGCCGTGTAGCGAAAGCTCCACGGCCTGTTTTGTTTAAAGCGCTTTAAAAATTACAGCGAGTGATACGTCGGCAGAGCAAAACGCTGCTGGCTTTGCAGCATTGCAATTTGCGGCAACTCACTGGCTTGTTCAGCCAGGTCACGGCGAATGGCACTGATCGCCCACGACAGTTGGTCGCCGGCATGCAGTTGTTGATAAGTCAGTGCGCGTTTGAACACTTTGCCGTCGCTGCTGCGCAGTGTCAGCAGGATCCCGCCATCGGGA
Encoded here:
- the mtnC gene encoding acireductone synthase, which translates into the protein MSIKAIVTDIEGTTSAVSFVFDVLFPYAAKHLPDFVRQNAERADVAEQLDAVRRDSNAPQADVERVVEILLSWIEEDRKATPLKALQGMVWAQGYHAGQLKGHVYADAVEALRRWHAAGYQLFVYSSGSIQAQKLIFGCSEAGDLTPLFSGYFDTTSGPKREAQSYTNIQQAIGVEPAEILFLSDIVEELDAAQAAGLQTCGLAREGGELGSHVTVETFTAIEPEAF
- a CDS encoding DUF3509 domain-containing protein; translated protein: MSLIQEKFTSLFSNFDVTTAPRPDGGILLTLRSSDGKVFKRALTYQQLHAGDQLSWAISAIRRDLAEQASELPQIAMLQSQQRFALPTYHSL